From a region of the Thermomicrobium roseum DSM 5159 genome:
- the dxr gene encoding 1-deoxy-D-xylulose-5-phosphate reductoisomerase — translation MRLGVSLLGSTGSIGRQTLEVVAAHPDRFRVVALAARSQIDALQEQVRIFRPELVAIAQESLGISFPDTRVVSGPGGLVEAATYETADIVVIALSGNSGIEPTLAAAAAGKTIALANKESVVCAGPLLRDIQSRTGCQVRPVDSEHSALWQLLQLPHRPAEIARVILTASGGPFRDRPLEHLNQVTPDEALAHPTWRMGPKITIDSATLLNKGLELIEAHWLFDLPFERLDVVIHPQSIVHALLAFVDGTTVAHAAYPDMRLPIQYALFYPERVASTVPPLDLARIGPLEFFPPDTERFPALPLAREVGIAGSTYPTVLCAADEIAVEAFLAGQIRFTEIVPLIRSVLDRHQPASEPLTLEAILAADRWARSVARELVGRAIRHA, via the coding sequence ATGAGACTCGGTGTGAGTCTACTCGGCTCGACCGGATCGATTGGACGCCAGACCCTGGAGGTGGTTGCGGCGCATCCTGACCGTTTCCGAGTCGTCGCACTGGCTGCGCGTAGCCAGATCGATGCACTCCAAGAGCAGGTACGGATCTTCCGCCCCGAGCTCGTTGCGATCGCGCAGGAATCCCTCGGCATCTCCTTTCCGGATACCCGCGTCGTGAGCGGCCCGGGTGGGCTGGTCGAAGCCGCAACCTATGAAACAGCCGACATCGTTGTGATCGCCCTCTCTGGCAACAGCGGTATCGAGCCGACGCTCGCCGCTGCGGCAGCTGGCAAGACGATCGCACTCGCCAACAAGGAAAGCGTTGTCTGCGCCGGTCCACTACTCCGCGATATCCAATCGCGAACTGGCTGTCAGGTGCGGCCAGTCGATAGCGAGCACAGCGCCCTCTGGCAGCTCCTGCAGTTACCGCATCGACCAGCGGAAATCGCTCGCGTCATCCTCACCGCATCGGGCGGACCATTTCGCGACCGACCGCTCGAACACCTGAACCAGGTAACACCGGATGAGGCACTCGCTCACCCGACCTGGCGGATGGGACCGAAAATTACCATCGATTCAGCGACCCTGTTGAACAAGGGGCTCGAGCTGATCGAGGCACACTGGCTTTTCGATCTTCCGTTCGAGCGTCTGGACGTGGTGATCCACCCGCAGAGCATTGTGCATGCACTCCTGGCGTTCGTGGATGGGACAACTGTCGCGCATGCAGCCTACCCGGACATGCGCCTGCCCATCCAATACGCACTTTTTTATCCAGAGCGTGTCGCGAGCACAGTTCCTCCACTCGATCTTGCGCGGATCGGCCCGCTCGAATTCTTCCCCCCTGATACCGAGCGATTTCCCGCGCTCCCCTTAGCCCGCGAAGTCGGCATCGCCGGCAGCACCTATCCAACTGTTCTCTGCGCCGCAGATGAGATCGCGGTCGAGGCCTTTCTCGCCGGCCAAATCCGCTTTACGGAGATCGTTCCGCTGATCCGCAGTGTCCTCGATCGTCACCAGCCAGCGAGCGAACCGCTGACATTGGAAGCCATTCTCGCTGCCGATCGCTGGGCACGATCCGTAGCCCGAGAACTTGTTGGGCGTGCGATCCGTCACGCTTAA
- a CDS encoding ComF family protein, whose translation MEELASELGRASPEILAPWRSDLTCVVPIPLHPLRRRERGFNQSAILAKAVAGQLDIPLHDQLQRTRDTASQVGRTRSQRWANVAGAFVWSGSPLHGTVLLIDDTITTGATVAAGTTALVRAGASAVVVLAFARATEQF comes from the coding sequence ATGGAGGAACTTGCGAGTGAGTTGGGGCGGGCCAGCCCGGAAATCCTGGCACCGTGGCGAAGTGACTTGACCTGCGTCGTACCGATACCCCTTCACCCGTTGCGCCGGCGTGAGCGCGGGTTCAATCAAAGCGCGATACTGGCAAAAGCGGTCGCTGGCCAACTCGACATCCCCCTTCATGATCAACTCCAGCGAACGCGAGACACGGCTTCTCAAGTCGGACGGACTCGCTCGCAACGCTGGGCGAACGTCGCTGGTGCTTTCGTCTGGTCTGGCTCTCCGCTGCACGGGACGGTGTTACTGATCGACGACACGATCACCACCGGAGCGACCGTGGCCGCTGGGACGACTGCACTGGTACGGGCAGGCGCATCGGCAGTGGTCGTCCTCGCCTTCGCACGGGCAACGGAGCAGTTTTAA